A portion of the Cryptomeria japonica chromosome 5, Sugi_1.0, whole genome shotgun sequence genome contains these proteins:
- the LOC131030191 gene encoding polygalacturonase-like, translating to MCFLIMSPAEGSFMRGIYSKTQSAQTISDSDINQHVPVVHSGHGASKTVVYSVHNTVSVFNVDKYGAGIDGKHSSERTAATMERVLKGRKLSEPSKPKLDRGHGPQHN from the exons ATGTGCTTTCTAATAATGTCACCTGCTGAAGGGAGTTTCATGCGTGGTATATATTCAAAAACTCAATCTGCCCAAACAATTTCAGACAGTGACATCAATCAACATGTTCCAGTTGTTCATTCAGGTCATGGTGCTTCAAAAACAGTTGTTTATTCGGTCCATAATACTGTGAGCGTCTTCAATGTAGACAAATATGGAGCAGGAATCGATGGAAAGCATTCTTCTGAG AGAACTGCAGCTACAATGGAGAGGGTGCTGAAGGGTCGCAAACTTTCTGAGCCAAGTAAACCTAAGCTTGATCGAGGACATGGTCCTCAGCACAATTAA